Proteins encoded by one window of Blautia faecicola:
- the cas2 gene encoding CRISPR-associated endonuclease Cas2 produces the protein MYIVLVYDVSQEDHGTKRWSKIFKTCKRYLTHIQNSVFEGEISRAQLASLQQELKQYIDPELDSVILFKSRQEKWMDKEFWGRKDDLTSFIL, from the coding sequence ATGTATATCGTATTAGTATATGATGTAAGTCAGGAAGACCATGGAACTAAGCGATGGTCAAAAATATTCAAGACATGTAAAAGATATTTAACACACATCCAGAACTCTGTATTTGAAGGGGAGATAAGCAGAGCGCAGCTGGCAAGCCTGCAGCAGGAACTGAAACAGTATATCGATCCGGAGTTGGATTCTGTTATTCTCTTCAAATCACGTCAGGAAAAATGGATGGACAAGGAATTCTGGGGCAGAAAAGATGACCTGACCAGTTTCATCTTGTGA
- the cas1b gene encoding type I-B CRISPR-associated endonuclease Cas1b translates to MKQSFYVYNNGDLKRKDNTLQFTNHDGEKRDIPVERISDIYVMSEMSFNTAFINYISQYGIPMHFFNYYNFYTGSYYPRETLLAGRLLVRQVEHYTDYEKRIVLARKFIEAAADNIYRNLRYYNGRGKDVSVYMKEVDSLRKQIGGTTTIESLMGVEGNIRKQYYAAWNIIINQEISFEKRVMHPPDNMINSLISFVNTLIYTKVLGELYRTQLNPTISYLHEPGERRFSLSLDLAEVFKPLIGDRLIFSLLNRNQITENSFTKELNFLHLKKDASKLIVSELESRLKKTVMHKELGRQVSYQYLIRLEAYKLIKHLIGEKEYEGFRIWW, encoded by the coding sequence ATGAAACAAAGTTTTTATGTTTATAATAACGGGGACTTAAAACGAAAAGATAACACACTTCAGTTTACGAATCACGATGGAGAAAAGAGAGATATACCGGTTGAACGGATTTCTGATATTTATGTGATGTCGGAAATGTCTTTCAATACAGCTTTTATCAATTATATTTCACAATATGGGATTCCGATGCATTTTTTCAATTACTATAATTTTTATACGGGGAGTTATTATCCGAGGGAAACGCTGCTGGCAGGGAGATTGCTGGTAAGACAGGTTGAACATTACACGGATTATGAGAAAAGGATTGTGTTGGCGAGGAAATTTATCGAGGCTGCGGCGGATAATATTTATCGTAATCTCAGATATTATAATGGAAGAGGGAAAGATGTTTCTGTTTATATGAAAGAAGTGGATTCGCTTCGAAAACAGATTGGCGGTACGACTACAATCGAATCGTTGATGGGTGTGGAAGGTAATATCCGAAAACAATATTATGCTGCGTGGAATATTATCATTAATCAGGAAATATCGTTTGAAAAGCGGGTGATGCATCCCCCGGATAATATGATCAATTCATTGATCTCTTTCGTAAATACGCTGATCTATACCAAGGTACTGGGAGAACTCTACCGCACTCAGCTAAATCCCACCATTAGTTACCTGCATGAACCGGGGGAGAGAAGATTTTCTTTAAGTCTTGATCTTGCAGAAGTGTTTAAGCCGCTGATTGGTGATCGGCTGATTTTTTCCCTGTTGAATCGGAATCAGATCACGGAAAACAGTTTTACGAAAGAACTGAATTTTCTTCATCTGAAAAAAGATGCCTCCAAACTTATCGTGTCGGAACTGGAAAGTCGGCTCAAAAAAACGGTGATGCATAAAGAACTGGGAAGACAGGTCTCCTATCAGTACCTGATTCGTCTGGAAGCGTATAAATTAATTAAGCATCTGATTGGCGAAAAAGAGTATGAGGGATTTCGAATATGGTGGTGA
- a CDS encoding CRISPR-associated protein Cas4, with the protein MKENITGMMVYYYFVCKRKLWYFCHEITMETENEDVLLGKLLDESSYKKNDKHISIDQIINIDFMKECGELHEVKKSKSVEEAGIWQMKYYLYYLQQRGVTGMKGKIDYPLLKKTMSVELTDEDCGEIEKIICEITQIKKRNIPPDDCNKKICKKCAYYDLCFI; encoded by the coding sequence GTGAAAGAAAATATAACTGGTATGATGGTATATTATTACTTCGTCTGCAAACGAAAACTCTGGTACTTCTGTCATGAAATCACAATGGAGACGGAGAACGAAGATGTGTTACTCGGAAAACTGTTGGACGAGAGCAGTTACAAAAAGAATGACAAACACATTTCTATTGATCAGATAATCAACATTGATTTTATGAAAGAATGCGGAGAGCTGCATGAGGTGAAAAAGAGTAAGTCTGTAGAAGAAGCAGGGATTTGGCAGATGAAATACTATCTGTATTACCTGCAGCAGCGTGGTGTGACCGGAATGAAAGGAAAAATCGATTACCCATTATTAAAAAAGACAATGAGTGTGGAGCTTACAGATGAAGACTGCGGGGAAATAGAAAAAATCATCTGTGAAATTACACAGATAAAAAAGAGGAATATACCACCGGATGATTGTAATAAGAAAATATGCAAGAAATGTGCGTATTATGATTTGTGCTTTATATAA
- the cas3 gene encoding CRISPR-associated helicase Cas3', which translates to MKYYAKSKKKGLSDKERGKQIKEPEEEQKTLNSHQEDIVRCAEAFFEEYGRYFSEKEKRLVIEACRIHDWGKANLVFQTMINPELAGERKLNVKSISQIPHGHLSAVTLSQNEFFAMDDSFTKDDFGAFVTAVYHHHTRKDQEDSSELRTYGKKYYLEEISDYLGQIRTKLYCSNLNQLLFHNNGYSGKFLCDPAVWNEYLLIKGLLNKFDYTVSAGYESAELACDIREKRLKKEVESFLEGKDLRSAQQFMKEHTDDNLVVIAPTGSGKTEAALLWLDGEKGFYTLPLKVSSNAIYSRIKSGYGYEHAAILHSDSMAMYLKENPGSAWEKQEQAKLLANPVTVCTIDQLFTFVYRALGTEIFAATLKYSKLIIDEIQSYDPRSIATILYGLKTIQQMGGRYAIITATFPPVLKDFMEQYGLADQCLFADFTDNPDILIRHKVSIQYSEMYLEEIAKQGKTKKVLVICNTVSRAQEVYEKLRERNDSVWLLHSRFIRRDRNLLEQKIMEFSESDEVGIWVTTQIVEASLDIDFDILHTEMCTADSLLQRMGRCNRKGRRIPELSNIFVYDNKNGSGSIYEENLYQRSLEKLKKYEDILFSEKQKTKYMNEVYRTEAIRNTEYYRKIQDCMEKFSEIHPAEYTLSEAKVRDIKSITVIPDTIYEENQELFEEVEDRYLSKERKQEIRTKLQDLTMGINLRTCFGHPDGIDKAAIGSTDIHRTQFVYEFDCETLQGRGLLLGEKADSIFL; encoded by the coding sequence ATGAAATACTATGCAAAATCGAAGAAAAAGGGATTATCTGATAAAGAGCGGGGGAAACAGATAAAAGAACCGGAAGAAGAACAAAAAACACTGAACAGCCATCAGGAAGATATTGTGCGGTGTGCTGAAGCGTTTTTTGAAGAATATGGCCGGTATTTTTCTGAAAAAGAGAAACGGCTGGTCATAGAAGCCTGCCGCATTCATGATTGGGGGAAGGCGAATCTGGTCTTTCAGACAATGATAAATCCGGAACTTGCCGGAGAACGGAAGTTAAATGTGAAATCTATCAGTCAGATCCCTCATGGACATCTTAGCGCAGTTACTCTGTCACAAAACGAATTCTTTGCAATGGACGATAGTTTTACGAAAGATGATTTTGGGGCTTTTGTCACGGCAGTCTATCATCACCATACGAGAAAAGACCAGGAAGACAGTTCGGAGCTTCGTACATATGGAAAGAAATATTATCTGGAAGAGATCAGTGATTATCTTGGACAGATCAGAACAAAACTGTACTGCAGCAACTTGAACCAGCTTCTGTTTCACAATAACGGATATAGTGGGAAGTTCCTATGTGATCCTGCAGTCTGGAATGAATATCTTCTCATAAAAGGATTGCTGAATAAGTTTGATTATACGGTCAGTGCCGGATATGAGAGTGCGGAACTGGCGTGTGATATCAGGGAAAAAAGGCTGAAAAAAGAAGTGGAGAGTTTTCTGGAAGGAAAGGATTTACGGTCTGCCCAACAGTTCATGAAAGAGCATACGGATGATAACCTTGTTGTTATTGCGCCCACCGGATCCGGAAAAACAGAAGCCGCTTTGTTATGGCTTGACGGGGAGAAAGGATTTTATACGCTGCCTTTGAAAGTTTCTTCAAATGCAATTTATTCCAGAATAAAAAGCGGATATGGTTATGAACATGCGGCGATTCTGCATTCGGACAGCATGGCGATGTATCTGAAAGAAAATCCGGGATCTGCCTGGGAAAAACAGGAACAGGCAAAGTTGTTAGCGAATCCTGTTACTGTGTGTACGATCGACCAGTTGTTTACGTTTGTTTACAGGGCGCTGGGGACAGAGATTTTTGCAGCAACTTTGAAGTATTCCAAGCTGATCATAGATGAAATACAGTCTTATGATCCAAGAAGTATTGCTACGATCTTATACGGTCTGAAAACCATCCAGCAAATGGGCGGCAGATATGCGATTATTACGGCAACTTTTCCACCTGTACTGAAAGATTTTATGGAACAATACGGGTTGGCAGATCAGTGTTTGTTTGCAGACTTTACAGACAATCCGGATATTCTCATTCGTCATAAGGTAAGCATCCAGTATTCGGAAATGTATCTGGAAGAGATTGCAAAGCAGGGGAAAACCAAAAAAGTACTGGTGATTTGTAATACCGTTTCCAGGGCGCAGGAGGTTTATGAAAAACTGCGGGAAAGGAACGATTCTGTGTGGCTGTTACATTCCCGTTTTATTCGCAGAGACCGTAATTTACTGGAACAAAAGATTATGGAGTTTTCAGAATCGGATGAAGTGGGGATCTGGGTCACCACGCAGATCGTTGAAGCCAGTCTGGATATCGATTTTGATATTCTGCACACGGAAATGTGTACAGCAGACAGCTTGTTGCAGCGTATGGGAAGATGTAATCGGAAGGGAAGAAGGATTCCTGAACTTTCCAATATTTTTGTATATGATAACAAAAATGGAAGCGGAAGTATTTACGAGGAGAACTTGTATCAGCGATCGCTGGAAAAACTGAAAAAGTATGAAGATATCCTTTTTTCAGAAAAACAGAAGACGAAATATATGAATGAAGTGTATCGGACAGAAGCGATACGGAATACAGAATATTACAGGAAAATTCAAGACTGTATGGAGAAATTCTCGGAGATCCATCCGGCGGAATATACTCTATCGGAAGCGAAGGTGCGCGATATCAAGAGCATTACGGTCATTCCGGATACCATCTATGAAGAAAATCAAGAACTGTTTGAAGAAGTAGAAGACAGATATCTATCAAAAGAGAGAAAGCAGGAGATTCGGACAAAGTTGCAGGATTTAACCATGGGAATCAATCTGAGGACCTGTTTTGGACATCCGGATGGAATAGATAAGGCAGCAATTGGCTCGACAGACATCCATCGAACACAGTTTGTTTATGAGTTTGATTGTGAAACACTGCAAGGACGAGGTCTTTTGCTTGGAGAGAAGGCAGATAGTATCTTTTTATAG
- the cas5 gene encoding CRISPR-associated protein Cas5, whose product MEKAIRVQCFQNLVNYRKPSSFIIKETFPLPPYSTVLGMIHAACGYREFHPMKLCIQGTNSGMMSELYTRYSFSSGTKYEEGRHQLCVDGKYGVFKGIANVELVCDNHMVIHIIPAEEDFAHVYQSLLYPGRYLSLGRYEDLLDIERVDIVKIHQEEEVDLKRDMYIPVAMAETLGIENSRMTVYHLTKEYEITKQGLRRWKKENGRVNAFYYPAGNTLGQGAYVDDFEEDAALVFC is encoded by the coding sequence ATGGAGAAAGCAATTAGAGTTCAGTGTTTTCAGAATCTGGTAAATTATCGAAAACCGAGCAGCTTTATCATAAAAGAGACATTCCCGCTTCCTCCGTATTCTACGGTGCTTGGAATGATCCATGCGGCCTGCGGATACCGGGAATTTCATCCGATGAAACTGTGTATTCAGGGAACAAACAGCGGAATGATGTCGGAACTGTATACGAGATATTCCTTTTCTTCCGGTACGAAGTATGAAGAGGGAAGACATCAGCTGTGTGTGGATGGAAAATATGGTGTGTTTAAGGGGATCGCGAATGTAGAACTGGTCTGTGATAATCACATGGTGATTCATATTATTCCGGCAGAGGAAGATTTTGCACATGTATATCAATCCCTTCTATATCCGGGCAGGTATTTATCCCTGGGAAGATATGAGGATCTCCTGGATATCGAACGGGTTGACATTGTGAAAATTCATCAGGAAGAGGAAGTAGATCTCAAGCGGGATATGTACATACCGGTAGCGATGGCAGAGACACTGGGGATTGAGAACAGTCGTATGACGGTGTACCATCTGACAAAGGAATATGAGATTACCAAACAGGGTCTGCGGCGGTGGAAAAAGGAAAATGGAAGAGTCAATGCTTTTTATTATCCTGCAGGAAATACACTGGGGCAGGGTGCCTACGTGGACGATTTCGAGGAAGATGCAGCGTTAGTGTTCTGTTAA
- the cas7i gene encoding type I-B CRISPR-associated protein Cas7/Cst2/DevR: protein MRREGLTVTMVFLAESANYGEGIGNISTLKKMSRGNHEQYSYISRQAMRYNIVRQADWDQTPVDGKSGVVQFAPSATIAEYPEIDLFGYMKTAAKDGDQKGGASTRSAVVRLSNAIALEPFLGNLEFLTNMGLAARGKLENGIAQSEIQRSFYTYTITVDLDRVGIDGEVQITGEEKADRVKTLLDTVQYLYRDIKGRRENLSPLFVIGGRYERRNPFFENRIRIENDQINVETLAELLEDDTIRTHTFTGVVTGTFDNENEIRGKLSGESVGAAFRHLKEEVEQYYGESN, encoded by the coding sequence ATGAGAAGAGAAGGATTGACAGTAACTATGGTTTTTCTTGCGGAAAGTGCCAATTACGGAGAGGGAATCGGAAATATTTCTACATTAAAGAAAATGTCAAGAGGAAACCACGAGCAGTATTCGTATATTTCCAGACAGGCGATGCGTTATAACATTGTCCGGCAGGCAGACTGGGATCAGACTCCGGTGGATGGAAAAAGCGGTGTGGTTCAGTTTGCACCGTCTGCAACGATTGCGGAATATCCGGAAATCGATCTGTTCGGCTATATGAAGACAGCGGCAAAGGATGGCGATCAGAAAGGCGGAGCGTCTACAAGAAGCGCTGTAGTGAGACTGAGTAATGCTATTGCACTGGAGCCGTTTTTGGGTAATCTGGAGTTCTTAACTAACATGGGACTGGCAGCAAGAGGAAAGCTGGAGAATGGAATTGCACAGAGCGAAATTCAGCGGTCATTTTATACTTATACCATAACGGTCGATCTGGACCGGGTAGGGATTGACGGAGAAGTGCAGATCACAGGAGAAGAAAAAGCAGATCGTGTGAAAACACTTCTGGATACCGTGCAGTATTTGTATCGGGATATCAAAGGCAGAAGGGAAAATCTGAGTCCGTTGTTTGTGATCGGTGGCAGATATGAACGGAGAAATCCATTCTTTGAAAACAGGATCCGGATAGAAAATGATCAGATCAATGTAGAAACTCTGGCAGAACTGTTAGAGGATGACACGATTCGTACCCACACATTTACCGGTGTCGTAACAGGAACTTTTGACAATGAAAATGAGATCCGGGGAAAATTATCTGGAGAATCTGTAGGTGCAGCATTCAGACATTTAAAAGAGGAAGTGGAACAGTATTATGGAGAAAGCAATTAG
- a CDS encoding Cas8a1 family CRISPR/Cas system-associated protein, protein MEKYAITPGDFLKNAGIVGMKYILDCAKAQEGVDFGISEDGQEMWLNCEFIQNADWTSLYFQACVQNFGRFTVYQGVMEKIKCCIGKIQNEKWNPGKNEKDDLKFINDKLLSNSYQAGFENIKDQIEHPEVYITLKKEKLIDKMTAEELLERLSKLQVFLEQEKCKETFIMKSVVYNYINRFWDGKSFLLRSNAKKDMREQFEKDFSEPFRKYFMTDHTKAKDLCIDCGEPVTTKEKVSIAFMKEVGDDFTRKRSAFWNCNVDAFLCPVCTFLYAASPLGFRLFANKFVFVNNNSDMFTLLAANSKNRKSSMEGEKEENQRYSQWFAETLNIILNEKRQELSNIQVILRGTGDKDRYKLSIINKDILNILKREDVEKALKNLGQYPFTKIRNDFVNVHEQAVMNLLDHQNQYILLDSLLREAIAGNAASNFHIHWVYEIQKGTEISYKKEEEKEVLMYCISMKKSGSELRKAIMTAKKDTTGDSLRGIEYQLLNALSVKNTEKFMDIVARLYSSYGSEKLLIPNGMIRMLQDKEKFSEYGYAFVLGLIGCYEGKKEVEQ, encoded by the coding sequence ATGGAAAAATATGCAATTACGCCAGGTGATTTTCTGAAAAACGCCGGAATCGTCGGGATGAAATATATACTGGATTGCGCAAAGGCGCAGGAAGGTGTTGACTTTGGCATATCGGAAGACGGTCAGGAGATGTGGCTGAACTGCGAGTTTATTCAAAATGCGGACTGGACCAGTCTGTATTTCCAGGCATGTGTGCAAAATTTTGGAAGGTTTACTGTTTACCAGGGCGTAATGGAGAAAATCAAGTGCTGTATCGGGAAAATTCAGAATGAAAAATGGAATCCGGGAAAGAACGAAAAGGATGATTTGAAATTTATCAATGACAAACTGCTCTCGAACAGTTACCAGGCCGGCTTTGAAAATATCAAAGATCAGATCGAACATCCGGAAGTTTATATAACACTGAAAAAAGAAAAACTGATTGATAAAATGACAGCGGAAGAATTACTGGAAAGGCTTTCGAAATTACAGGTGTTTCTGGAGCAGGAGAAATGCAAAGAGACGTTTATTATGAAAAGTGTAGTCTACAACTATATCAATCGTTTCTGGGATGGAAAAAGTTTTCTGCTTCGCTCGAATGCAAAAAAAGATATGAGGGAACAGTTTGAAAAAGATTTTTCAGAACCATTCCGAAAATACTTTATGACAGATCATACAAAAGCAAAGGATCTGTGTATTGACTGTGGAGAACCTGTAACCACAAAAGAGAAAGTATCCATCGCATTTATGAAGGAAGTCGGGGACGATTTTACAAGAAAACGGTCTGCGTTCTGGAATTGTAATGTGGATGCGTTCCTGTGTCCGGTCTGTACGTTTCTGTATGCAGCAAGTCCGCTTGGGTTCCGACTGTTTGCCAATAAATTTGTGTTTGTCAATAATAACAGTGATATGTTCACTCTGCTGGCAGCAAATTCCAAAAACAGGAAAAGCAGTATGGAAGGAGAAAAAGAAGAGAATCAGAGATATTCCCAGTGGTTTGCGGAAACTCTGAATATCATATTGAATGAGAAAAGACAGGAACTTTCCAATATTCAGGTGATCCTGCGTGGAACCGGGGATAAGGACAGATATAAACTTTCTATTATCAACAAGGATATACTGAATATCCTGAAAAGGGAAGATGTAGAAAAAGCATTGAAAAATCTTGGTCAGTATCCGTTCACAAAGATCAGAAATGATTTTGTAAATGTGCATGAACAGGCTGTTATGAACCTGTTGGACCATCAGAATCAGTATATTTTGTTAGATTCCCTGCTGAGAGAAGCCATCGCAGGGAATGCTGCATCAAACTTTCATATACATTGGGTATATGAGATTCAGAAGGGAACAGAGATCAGTTACAAAAAAGAAGAAGAGAAGGAGGTTCTTATGTATTGCATCAGTATGAAAAAGAGCGGTTCGGAATTACGAAAAGCGATCATGACCGCAAAAAAAGACACGACCGGAGATAGTCTGCGTGGTATCGAGTATCAGCTGCTTAATGCGCTGTCGGTAAAAAATACAGAGAAATTTATGGATATCGTTGCGAGACTGTACAGTTCCTATGGATCGGAAAAACTCCTGATACCGAATGGGATGATTCGGATGTTACAGGACAAAGAAAAATTCTCGGAGTATGGATACGCATTTGTTTTAGGACTGATCGGATGTTATGAAGGAAAGAAAGAGGTAGAACAATGA
- the cas6 gene encoding CRISPR-associated endoribonuclease Cas6 has translation MTELKLEFLLEEPEIPAEVDRLLLSFLKASVEKYSPELFEKLYTKKQSVMKTYCWSCYLPGARFAADKIYLKENRFMVTFSDADMGELFEFFNAFQLMRNIEYPMGGNSMKLREVKAKKIPEIKESELIIKMQSSLLARKHDPENNTDIYYTCEDPELSDTLKDNLKFFLNKIGWDEDVDCFSIVPVKGKKIVAKVWGRPTNASIGIYKLRGTPRLLDFLYSAGLGSRRSEGHGKWEIVW, from the coding sequence ATGACAGAGCTAAAATTAGAGTTTCTGTTAGAAGAACCGGAAATCCCGGCAGAGGTGGATCGTTTGTTACTAAGTTTTTTAAAGGCATCTGTAGAAAAATATTCTCCGGAACTTTTCGAAAAACTTTATACAAAAAAGCAATCCGTCATGAAAACATATTGCTGGTCATGCTATCTGCCGGGAGCACGATTCGCAGCAGACAAGATTTATCTGAAAGAAAATCGGTTTATGGTAACATTTTCCGATGCGGACATGGGAGAACTATTTGAATTCTTTAATGCATTTCAGTTAATGCGGAATATAGAGTATCCCATGGGAGGAAACTCGATGAAACTGCGTGAAGTGAAAGCAAAAAAGATTCCGGAGATTAAAGAATCGGAGCTTATCATAAAAATGCAGAGTTCCTTACTGGCAAGAAAACATGATCCGGAAAATAATACGGATATCTATTATACCTGTGAGGATCCTGAGCTTTCGGATACATTAAAAGACAATCTGAAGTTCTTCTTGAACAAGATCGGATGGGACGAAGATGTGGATTGTTTTTCGATTGTTCCGGTGAAAGGAAAAAAGATTGTTGCGAAAGTATGGGGAAGACCAACAAATGCCAGTATTGGGATATACAAACTACGGGGAACGCCCCGGCTTTTAGATTTCCTGTACTCTGCAGGACTTGGAAGCCGCAGATCGGAAGGCCATGGGAAATGGGAAATCGTCTGGTAG
- a CDS encoding APC family permease produces METNTKKKIGLLGCIGTGIGAIIGSGIFGSLPTVINDIGTGIVLALLATIVYTLAKTIPNVYLSSVAPASGSFFIAPTKLIHPAVGVFMAAQNLLQPVLISVFAVLFGDYFVALFPALEGYKTLISIVILLIYTGIAWQGNHTFAFVNNIMVVVLMVAMGCYIFVGMPSIDTSRLTLGEIFNPGVKLTSFAAAVGVLASSLSGGSAVSQIADDVKNPNRNIPLALLLSPTIVAFIYIGMGIVTIGCMPAGELTTLSEVGKIFLPSGLLTFFIVGGPLFGVLTSMVPVIMLTCAQIQAAADNDLFPAFVGKKNKNGVSPVILCFVMLFSICCVATGSSFGVLMTVFSFVNALSDIALCLVPFFLKKKYPHACNHSTFKMAIGLVYALSAFAFVVAAYLAYAMISTLGMTVWLMILGAIVLFVIYILIRISYLKKHGRDLIAELKQPYEPWEARERECKAMDEGK; encoded by the coding sequence GTGGAAACAAATACAAAAAAGAAGATCGGTCTTCTGGGCTGTATCGGAACGGGAATCGGTGCGATCATCGGTTCCGGAATTTTCGGTTCACTGCCCACAGTGATCAATGATATTGGAACCGGAATTGTACTGGCACTGCTGGCGACGATTGTATACACTTTAGCCAAGACGATTCCAAATGTTTATCTGTCGTCGGTAGCACCGGCATCCGGAAGCTTTTTTATCGCACCGACGAAGCTGATCCATCCGGCGGTTGGTGTATTTATGGCGGCACAGAATCTGTTACAGCCGGTATTGATCTCTGTGTTTGCGGTGTTGTTTGGCGATTATTTTGTGGCGCTGTTCCCGGCGCTGGAAGGATATAAAACGCTGATCAGCATTGTGATTCTGCTGATCTATACGGGAATCGCATGGCAGGGCAATCATACCTTTGCGTTTGTCAATAATATCATGGTAGTAGTATTGATGGTGGCTATGGGCTGTTATATTTTTGTCGGTATGCCAAGCATTGATACCTCCAGACTGACACTGGGCGAAATCTTCAATCCGGGCGTGAAACTGACCAGCTTTGCGGCAGCAGTCGGTGTGCTGGCATCTTCGCTGTCCGGTGGAAGCGCGGTTTCCCAGATCGCGGATGATGTGAAGAATCCGAACCGGAATATTCCACTGGCATTACTCCTGTCCCCAACGATTGTTGCATTTATCTATATCGGTATGGGTATTGTTACCATCGGCTGCATGCCGGCAGGAGAACTGACCACACTTTCAGAGGTGGGAAAAATATTCCTGCCTTCCGGTCTTCTGACATTTTTTATCGTAGGAGGTCCGCTGTTCGGTGTTCTGACTTCAATGGTTCCGGTTATTATGTTAACCTGCGCCCAGATTCAGGCGGCGGCAGATAATGATCTGTTTCCGGCTTTTGTCGGAAAGAAAAATAAGAATGGAGTATCACCGGTGATTCTTTGCTTCGTTATGCTCTTTTCTATCTGCTGTGTGGCGACCGGATCCAGTTTTGGAGTGTTAATGACTGTATTTTCTTTCGTCAATGCACTGTCGGATATCGCTCTTTGTCTGGTACCGTTCTTCCTGAAAAAGAAATATCCGCATGCCTGCAATCATTCTACCTTCAAGATGGCCATCGGTCTGGTATATGCACTGTCAGCCTTTGCGTTTGTAGTCGCAGCCTATCTGGCATATGCGATGATCAGTACGCTGGGAATGACCGTATGGCTGATGATCCTTGGTGCAATTGTACTGTTTGTGATCTATATTCTGATCCGTATCTCTTATCTGAAGAAACACGGCCGGGATCTGATCGCAGAACTGAAACAGCCATATGAACCATGGGAAGCCCGCGAGCGTGAGTGCAAAGCGATGGATGAAGGAAAATGA
- a CDS encoding NADH-quinone oxidoreductase subunit I, which translates to MSKMKVEVIPCSATPLIYDEEKCIGCNACAEICQCDIILPNPEKGKPPIVMFPGECYYCGACVMVCPKKGALRLQHPVMNRAKFVPVKPEPEN; encoded by the coding sequence ATGAGTAAGATGAAAGTTGAAGTGATTCCGTGCAGTGCCACACCACTGATCTACGATGAAGAAAAATGTATCGGCTGCAACGCCTGTGCAGAGATCTGCCAGTGCGATATTATTCTGCCGAATCCGGAAAAAGGGAAACCTCCGATCGTGATGTTTCCGGGAGAATGTTATTACTGTGGAGCCTGCGTGATGGTATGTCCGAAAAAAGGCGCACTCCGTCTGCAACATCCGGTGATGAACCGTGCAAAATTCGTCCCGGTAAAGCCGGAACCAGAAAATTAG